CATGATGCTGTTTTGGCAATgagctactgtgttatctctggattgcatatgtgaacaaccgtgggatgaagatgagattgGGAGATGTgttgaaaccaaaaacaaacatataggctgttttaagaattttgtagagaaaaaggggggataaaaatttaaagcttccatgttttctatgcAAAATTCTTGGATGTTCGTAGCAATGACGATCATGGTGTTTCGACAGGGTTTAGCCatggtatctttttggttttgaatctgtgtgacatgtgtccgaactagtttttggatcaaaggcgcatgatttaagattaggtgattcaaatGAAACAAATGAATTGAAGACCGTGATTGAAAATCCGAGTAAACTGTTTATGATCtttgcttaacatgtgtttgggattttgtcgaaaagcttttgtgataaagttaatcatttgtagccgagtaattgaaaatcaaacctttatttaatgacaattatgtagagatgattaattcggtgactagtgaagaggttgcagattaagtggttctctatgtattttggagatgtttaccttgagggggagatttgatatgaaagactccaggtgattggtggattcatgaagatacaagacaaagtcagacactattggttgaagacatggATCTTGTGAGTGTTGCATATCTGGAATTCAAGTTacagaatttcttatcgttgtgagagctgattaaattcgatgctgattgttggatATTCAACTTCTTTATCGTATGAcggttaagcttgaagatctAAATAGATTGAGCAatgttattttgcataatattTGGAGTGATGATATCCGAATTGCATAAGGAGGCAATGATGTTTGTATTACTttgaagtgatgatgtttgACGTGATAAAattgcttggagcttaatttggatGTTACTGTTCAGGGGGAGAATTACAATCTGAGTATTGAATTTGTTGATTGTCATAAGGATACAGAGATTTTGCGGTTTGAAGATCAGTCTGCAGCGCATAAAAATCAAGTCTTACCAaaagaagacataatattattagttaacgaaaatttgttgattgcagattttttaactaatgattgtcataagtgatagcaatagtcaaggagtgcttgattgggcatttctgttactatttccatgcattacaagtgaagactttgaagatcgatgaaaacttctagatgttgatgtcaagggggagtctgttggtgcatttccgggtgacaacatcattatagaagtttgtcttgagtctattgaatatgtacttgtaataaacgttaagttttcgcgtataataaagtcaaccttgacTGTTGAGCAAGTCAAGCTCAacctttgaccaggtcgagctcgacctttgaccaggtcgaggTCAAGGTCAAGTCAAGGCTTTGGCCCGGTCCAtgtttaagcctatatatatagatgtaaggttTAGGTTTCAAAGGAGAGAGAGAAGGAGAGAGTTTGAGTTGCAACTTATTAATCTTCTAGTTTTGTTTTCTCTCATACTCTTGCACTTaggaacttggtatttacttgtaatagcatttactgaagtaatatacggttccagtttattcatattcgtgttcgtattgatatattgttgttgattgcttttgtataagattttccgtacttatacattagatacttaatcttgttagatccggtggcaaagggacttacaAAGCACCACAATAGACTCCATTCGCttagatatagatacattaGATTTATCTAGGCGTGCTAGATTATTTGGAAGGTATACTTCTTCGAATACCTCACCAGTCAAATCAAATGACATAAATCATATTGTAATGTCGAATTCTACCATTCGCGTTAATCGTCTCAAAAGCATGCCAATAAATGACCCCGTCAAGAGCAACCTGAGACCAATGAAAGATAATCGAATTGCGACAAGGGAGATTGTTTGATGGACTTTTCCAAGTCCCCGAGCTTAGAGTAAAGACCTCAACACGCCAAGGGATGTGAACTGGAGTGTCAATATCGGAAGTAAAAAGACTATTAATCTTAACAATCTTAGGGTCCTTAGGAGTTTGTGGACTAACCCCGAATCCTAAAATGGTTCCGTACTGCTTACACAGAACATTAGGCACAGGAACATCAACAGATTTCCTAATCCAAGGATTCCAAAGAACAACCATAAAACTTTCTGTGTCTCTATAACCATAAGAAAAGGGTTGGTTCCCATCATAACCATAGAAACAAAATAAGCCGTGAGAGGAACCGACTATTGTTATACATGTAAAACTGTTAACAGATTTGGGAAGAGTAGTACTAGGAAATTGGTGTTGGTGATAAGTATCATCATCAGCAACCGAAACATACTTGTTTTCATTGTCGTCTACGTACGAAGCCGAATCGTACTTGTAAAAGTACCTTATAAGCAAACGGTGTGGCTGTGATTGGCGGACGCAGTAATCAGCAGCAAAATCAGGGCTGTCGATGAGGGACTTCCATTGTTTCGAAACGGATCTGAATCTAAGCAATGCTTTTACAGGAACCCTTTTTATAATTTGAGcttccaatttgaaaggaaTGTTATCTGACATTATAATCAATCTTTTAAGtgtttttacactttttttttttttttttgaaacggaGAGTGCAATTGCGTTGGAACCTTAAAATGGCATATTTTATATTAGGTAATTCTGCATTTGAATTACTAGATTTGCCCTTggacttttttggtttttttttctttatgtaacTATCCAAAATCTCAAACCGATCGTCTTCCCCACTattgtcgccgcattgcgcgggtaccatgctcgtttttGCAAAAGAGTTTTTCATTTGGTTGCCAGATGCTTTTTAGGGTGTTTGGTATTTTTTTGGATTAAGTCGGGACCAAAATTTTTTCCTAACCAATCAAATCTTgctttttttctacaaattatattttaaataattaaatatttttttaattagttattatcACAAATCATCCATGTGGTTAAAACTTGTGTTTTAACACATTATTTTTTCTAACAAGATATTCACATTTGGGTCAAGAACCGTAACACGTTGAAAGTGTTAGAATAATGGAATAAGATATATTTGGTTCAGGAATCATTATGGTTGCACATGTTGGTTGTGGAACATGGTAATTGGTACAAATGCTCGGTTCATGGCTATACTGTAGTTTGTTAAAGACGTTTTTTGCATTTCAGAGACATCGACCATACTGAAGTTCTTCTTTTGCCTACTTGTGGAAGGTTTATTTGCATCTGTTACGCTTccattcttttttgtttttattttggtttcttatgtttatatataattgcTATTTGGTATTCAGTTTATGCAAGAATTTGATGGTAGCTTCTGGAGGGCATCTGTTTTCACTCAACGTGCAAGAGCTGAAAGAGTGATCAATGTACGAGTTTCTGACAGTAAGTAATATGCTATCTTTTATACAGTTGTCAAGTTTTCAatgatataaacaaatacattgtttatcaaaagagaaaaaattgTAAGAAGTAATAGTGGTTTCATTTATCGGGAATTTAGGTATGGGATCATACCCGTTGGGGTGTTCTGTGTTCAAGAAGCAGGACAAGTTTTAGCCTTTTATATTCTTGAAATcgcatattttttatttcaatcgGTTCCCATTTTACACTATTGTAACAGGTAACTGACTGGAATGGAGATGATCAGCTTGATCTCGCTGCAGATCAAGATGAGAGGAAAGCACTATTCCTTCCGggctttatttttgtttcaaattGCAACTTACATAAAGAGGTTGACAACATCTAAAGCTACGTCAAAATCTTTGAGGGCCTTTCCAAGTCGCTCGGTAAATGTCCAATCCAATTTTATAGGACTTCCAACAAACACAAGTATCCGTTTTTTCATATACGGGAAATCGCGTAAAAGATCACCACATGTATCACACAACGCAGTTGAAAAATCTGCCTGACCTCCGCAATCCCAATCGAATACATCTCTAAGGCTCCAAAGgaggtaaaaaaaaatcattcgtAGGGGCTACCTTGGTTCCATGTCGAGATGAAGACATTCTGAATAAGCCCACAAGATTATGTGGATTGCACTTGAATTTGATTTCGCGGTAGAGTTTAACAGCCTGAAATTGAGCGTCGCTGAATGGGTGATCAAGTAAACAAGATGAATTGTCTACACAGATCATGGTAACCTCCGCGGCCGCTGCCATCAAGGAGATTAAGACAGCGGGTGGgtcaagaaaaacaaattacGAATTAGGTAGAATGAAGATTAATTAAGACGTTAGATTTCTTGCGTATGAAACCCTAGACACACGttgaatatatattgttggGGCCTTATTCTTGAAGCAAGCAAGGCGAGAAGCGATTCTCTTAGCCGGCATACCCGACGAATCAAAAAAGCTATAATAAGGCAATCCATGGGCATCGATCTTTTGAACCCGCTTCAAGTCATGATGATTAATCAATTAATCTTGGGGTAAATAGTCTCTAATACTTATGTTTACTTTTCTTTACTCTTGTACATAAGAAATGAGATTCAATCTTTTACTGCAAATTTATAAGAAGCCCAGGGCTCTGACCGCGTGCCTGTTGAAGAATGAGCCGGCGACTGATAGGCGGTGGCTTGGTTAAGGGAATCCACCGGAGCCGGTCTACGGTAGTTTAAAACTGGAATTGGCACAATATCGTTTATTAGAAGTGGACAATTGAGTGGTTGTACCAGCCAAAAGTCATCATTGTTTCAAGCACCGACAGAACCGGAAGCGCCCCTTCTTTCAAAGAGAAGAGTACGGATTATTCTCATTTCATTTTATGGTCAGAGGCGAATTGAAAGCTAACCACCAAATACCAATGTTGTCACCGGACCCAGCTTGTTATGCTATCGTCAGGGAATAAAGTCCTTCCTTTCTGTATGACATTCTAttcaaaaatgataaattagAAGGCATGACGGGTTCTTGTGCCCCCTGAAAGCCCTCCCGGGGGCCTAGCCCTCTTTCTTCGAGTCTTAGCTGAATGGAGTGGGGTGGCGGTGGGAGtgtaaattataaactttaataagtcacaaaaataaataaataaaaatgaattaatcattaaatgattatcttactttccttcttgtacatggttgaccaaatgTTCAAGCCACATTCAATTTGCTTATCTCTGCTACTCATATCTTCAAAACTGTTTTTCTCTTATCTTGAACATGTGGTCAATCATGTATAGAACATTTACAAAGTTTGCTGGTAATACACATCAATATTTTAGTttaatgggcaaccatgtacaagagGAAAAATACATTGGTCAAATTAATTACAAATATGATTTATAGGAGGGGAAAGAGGATTcgttttaataagtaaaaaatagagaattaaGCTAATATGAATGGCTATTGAGATTAAAGATGTTAGTTTCtcactttttttaatatgttttttttttcccggtggtttttttttttttttttttcttcccggTGGTACCTTTTATGTCTCACTTTTCATCATTGAAGAGGGTCTTTGAAGTTAAAGCCATAGCCTGAGACACATATCTTGGTGGTCTGATGATTTTGACAAGAGAATGGTGAAAATCAGTTTGTTCAAAAACTTGAGAGAAAGCACTAGAAGGATATCACACGCCCCTTTTATTGTGTAGTGAAATTTTGAGATGTATGTGACTAATATTTATGAGAATTATTACTTCATAGACATATGCGGCTCTTTTGAATTTTTCAGGATATCTTAAAATATAGTAATCAATGGATGACCAATAtacttttccttttatacatTGTTGCTCATTAAACCGAAATATTGATGTGTATCACCAACAAACTTTACAAATTTATACACGGTTGATCAAATGTTCAAGATGAAAGAGAAGCAGATTTAAAGATATGAGTAAGAAGTACATTTGAATGTGCCTTGAACACTTGGTCAACCATGTGTAAATTTGAAAAGTTTGCTCATGATAGATATCAATATTTTGGTTTACTGCTCAACCATGTATAACAGAAAAGGTACGTTAATTATCCAGTAATTAATCTCAAACAAAAATTAGATGTTAATgtttcaatgttaaaaaaaaaattcctcttaaattaaaaaaacagacatcgatactttaaaaaaaaaagtcaattgaGAAAACATTTTTGCATCTCATattcaaattatattttatcatCACATCTCTAATTTACTATTATTCATAAAATTTGTTACAAAATCCGATAAATGCATTACGTCTTTTTGTTAGGTACAATTTTGGTGAAAATTGGAGCGTCTCCAGTTATATCTGGAGATCAGAAATTTGTCCAGAAATAGTAAGAAGTCCAGTTGTAAAGTACAGTTAATGTGATTGGAACTAGAGATTAAGACAttaagtggaagaaagagaatgataatggcagcgaagcctagTTGACATTCTAACCAGATCGAGAACTGGAGATTTGTCAGTGTAATAAAGtatttacaaagctttacactgattacgaggaagacctttttacTTTATGTACTATTACCGGAGAATAGCAATTGTCTATGTTTAAAGTACAAATGTGCATAAAGTAAGTTGGATAAAGTGAGTTTATGTCTTACTTTATCAAGCATTTCGAATGAATTAAACATACTTCCTTAAATAgtctcaaccatatttgtacaccaactttgcctataaatagaggtctttgcaaaACAAGAAtacaactttgcatattcagacatTTGCATTCTTGGTGAtctgtgcaatattctctcaatcgcaaaaaaaacatttcacaactataagtgtttcgattgttgaAGAGAAATTTCAAGTATAGATTAATTGTAATTcctaggttgttaggatatttacatatcttggttccgcaacaaccttatattttatttaaagttaataaataaaatatcttgaaaaatacatattgtcttaccaatttactttacattattgcattgcctttacttatttatattgcTACCTTAATAAGTAATTCTCCAGTTAACCTAGTATACATCACACtcaactggtcacgtccagatacaATGTGTGTATTGCAAAGTAtatcaccatcgacatagaggtgtcttcagtaaTCATCTATAACTAGTTGGGActtacacttttacattaattacttaaaCTTTATTAAATCAAGTATTATTTTGGATAataaaattcattttaattGTGACACATACCCATACGTTTTTTACTCCATAATGCTGGTGATGTCGCAAGACTTAAGATAACAATATgcttttattatcattattaatattaattgtatttaattataaatttctATTGTATAATATAGTGATATAGAAATATGTAAACTAAATTTGgttattttcagtttttttggTATTAGAtcttagatttgattttgatttatatttgattttgtgatttgatttAGTAGAGAGCCCGCGCGTTGCAACGGCTAGAAGGCGTAGACTATATAAAAGGGAGGCTGTGGTGGAAATCGAGGGGGCGGTGGAAAAAGAGGACGGTGCGGAGGATGATAAAAGGTTGATGAgagcgtgtaatgattagaaagaatggggaaaaaaggatatataagggttttatgtttaagtaaggGTGTAaggggtattatgggaatactGAAAAATGTGcttaatttcctaaaatagatgtccaatatgctttataagggagtatagatatgaAGATGAGATGATTATGACAATGTATTGATATTTATGTTGAAGAAACATTACATGATAAGCAAAGGACAAAGTCACTCTTCACGTGTCTCgcatttgattatttttgtaaatGGACGTTAATGTTTACGACCAAAAGTGTTGCGGACGCGAAAAAAGTTGAACCAAAACTCTAAAAGTATAATAATTGAAAGTTAGAGATGAAAACTGCAAGTAGTCATTGACGACAGGGATCGAAAATTGTAATTAACTCAATAttaagaatttttaatttatgtttgttcttgtcattttatatatttcgTTGGAAGCATCAGTTATTAAACGAAACACCTAAAGGgtcgtttggttcacataaggAATATTATTTTCACTTAAATGTGCATTTGGAACATATTTAACCCATCTATAcctttgaaagaaaaaaacattctCATTATCAGGATTTGGGTGTCTTGATCTTTCAAGTTGTCTTATATCTCTTTGACAACATATCTTGTGACACATCTCTTTCATCAACTTGTTTTGTTCTTCCGAAACACTAGGTACTTTTTTGAGTGAATTCATGATAAGCCTTGGATGAATCAGTGTGCCATCCGAATATTTTCGAAGTTCATGAGCTCTGGAAAGATGTTGTTTCTCTTCCTCCTTTAAATACAAAACCCAATTCTGGTTCTTTCAACACATGGCATAGAGAAAATTTGGTAGATCAATCCCTTCGATTGTTTGATTTGGAATTGTAGGATTGATCTTCTCTCATCTTGACTTAACTCCCAATTGTAAGTCTTGACATTGCAACTGATATGATTGTGCTATCCATGAATCTCTTCAATGCAGCTTGAGCTATTTAAAAATTTTGCTTTTTGATGATAGCCTTAAAGAAAAAATCATGTAACCAAATAATATCTCGGATTGATAGTTTCTTGAAATCAACTTCACTAAACTTATACCAACCATTATCTTCTCTTATCACATGAAAGAATGGTATATCGTCTTGTCGACTTTTTAAAGTAACCATTATGAGAATTCTAATTGGAAATTTTGTTTGTTCTTCAAGCTTATCATGCTTCATGTATCTTTGTGCCATATTTACTAAATACATCTTTTATCTATGTCACTTCCAACAAACTTCCACTGATAGCACTTTGAGATTGTACTTGAAactttttctttgaaaagaTCTTGTATGCACACTCTTCGGATAAGTCATTAACAAAGTTGCTTTTCATATAATCGAAGTTCCTCTCGCCTATTTCTTATAAACTTTCCTTCTTATCTAAAATTTC
The sequence above is drawn from the Erigeron canadensis isolate Cc75 chromosome 4, C_canadensis_v1, whole genome shotgun sequence genome and encodes:
- the LOC122597069 gene encoding putative F-box protein At1g50870, translated to MSDNIPFKLEAQIIKRVPVKALLRFRSVSKQWKSLIDSPDFAADYCVRQSQPHRLLIRYFYKYDSASYVDDNENKYVSVADDDTYHQHQFPSTTLPKSVNSFTCITIVGSSHGLFCFYGYDGNQPFSYGYRDTESFMVVLWNPWIRKSVDVPVPNVLCKQYGTILGFGVSPQTPKDPKIVKINSLFTSDIDTPVHIPWRVEVFTLSSGTWKSPSNNLPCRNSIIFHWSQVALDGVIYWHAFETINANVCGFMKNGEPIVDHGSDALYAYDPYSERIKDLGIVGQRFTFSVKSYMETLLSTPT